A region of Paraburkholderia sp. BL23I1N1 DNA encodes the following proteins:
- a CDS encoding SDR family oxidoreductase encodes MRHENLFVVTGGSRGIGAAVARLAAKTYPVVIMYRENADAAHRLVHEIHAHGGQAWALQADVGDEASLLRALEQIDELGQMAVLVNNAGVTGGVSRLADLKAGNLSEVFRVNVVGAFVAAREAVKRMSTARGGKGGVIINISSGASVLGSPNTWIHYASSKGALDTMTIGLSKEVAREGVRVNAVRPGIIDTELHQQRTPEALERFASTIPMGRMGTADEVAESVVWLASPAASYVTGCLMDVRGGL; translated from the coding sequence ATGAGACACGAAAATCTTTTTGTGGTAACGGGGGGCAGTCGCGGAATCGGCGCAGCTGTCGCCCGGCTCGCCGCAAAGACGTATCCGGTCGTCATCATGTACAGGGAAAACGCCGACGCGGCCCATCGGCTCGTGCACGAGATTCACGCTCACGGCGGACAGGCCTGGGCCCTTCAAGCCGACGTCGGCGACGAGGCCTCGCTTTTGCGCGCCCTCGAGCAGATCGACGAGCTCGGGCAGATGGCCGTTCTCGTTAACAATGCCGGCGTAACGGGCGGTGTTTCGCGTCTAGCCGACCTGAAGGCCGGGAATCTGTCGGAGGTGTTCCGGGTGAATGTCGTCGGCGCATTCGTGGCTGCGCGGGAAGCGGTGAAGCGCATGTCTACCGCTCGCGGAGGGAAGGGCGGTGTGATCATCAATATTTCCTCAGGCGCTTCGGTCCTCGGCTCCCCGAACACATGGATTCATTATGCCTCTTCGAAGGGGGCACTAGATACGATGACCATCGGACTATCCAAGGAGGTGGCTCGCGAGGGAGTGCGCGTCAACGCGGTTCGGCCCGGCATCATTGACACCGAATTGCACCAGCAACGCACACCGGAAGCTCTGGAGCGCTTCGCGAGCACGATTCCGATGGGACGCATGGGCACCGCAGACGAAGTGGCTGAGTCCGTGGTTTGGCTCGCCTCGCCGGCAGCGTCGTATGTCACCGGATGTTTGATGGACGTTCGTGGCGGTCTGTAG
- a CDS encoding aldolase/citrate lyase family protein, whose translation MKNAGNTFRDALRAGQTQIGLWVGLVDANTTELLAGCGFDWLLFDCEHAPNDVRTTLDQLRAVAPYRPQAIVRPVQAGVALVKQYLDVGAQTLLIPMIDTVEQARMMVRAMRYPPEGIRGMGAALARASRWNQVQNYVDGANDEMCLLVQAETLEAMRYLEDIAAVEGVDGVFFGPADLSASMGHRGQANHEAVHHRIIDGIKLVRDAGKAAGVLVSDRQAGQTYLDAGAQFVAGGVDTTLLIRAATALAGSYKTPGAKGGEIPVSSGSAY comes from the coding sequence ATGAAGAATGCGGGGAACACCTTTCGTGACGCCCTGCGCGCGGGTCAAACGCAAATCGGATTATGGGTGGGTCTAGTCGACGCGAACACGACCGAGTTGCTTGCGGGTTGCGGGTTCGACTGGCTACTGTTTGACTGCGAGCACGCCCCAAATGATGTGCGTACTACGTTGGACCAGTTGCGCGCAGTGGCGCCGTACCGCCCACAAGCGATCGTGCGGCCAGTGCAAGCTGGTGTCGCCCTCGTCAAGCAATACCTTGATGTGGGCGCCCAGACGCTCTTGATCCCGATGATCGATACGGTAGAGCAGGCGCGAATGATGGTGAGGGCGATGCGCTATCCACCCGAGGGGATTCGCGGGATGGGCGCCGCTTTGGCACGCGCTTCGCGCTGGAATCAGGTCCAGAACTACGTCGACGGTGCAAATGACGAAATGTGCCTCCTCGTGCAGGCAGAGACGCTGGAAGCAATGCGCTACCTCGAGGATATTGCAGCAGTCGAGGGCGTAGACGGCGTTTTCTTTGGACCGGCAGATCTATCCGCGTCGATGGGTCATCGTGGCCAGGCCAATCACGAGGCTGTACATCATCGCATCATCGATGGAATCAAGTTGGTCCGCGATGCTGGCAAAGCCGCAGGTGTCCTCGTCTCCGATCGCCAGGCCGGGCAGACCTATCTCGATGCTGGCGCCCAGTTCGTCGCGGGCGGAGTCGATACAACGCTTCTCATACGAGCGGCCACGGCTTTGGCCGGCAGCTACAAGACGCCGGGCGCGAAGGGCGGGGAGATACCCGTCTCAAGCGGTAGCGCGTATTGA
- a CDS encoding porin, producing the protein MKKQRIYLAALFLFSGAASAQSSVTLYGSVDAGINYISNIKGHSSWTMTSGVSQGNRWGFRGVEDLGGGLKTIFVLENGFSLTNGSLSQGGRLFGRQAWVALSSDKAGTLSLGRQYDMVVDFVQPLTGLIYTGYTHPFDNDNLQNAFRINNSIKYTSISYGGFKFGGLYGFSNTAGGFSDNRAWSLGGSYQNGPISLGVGYLHLNNPNDNTSGAVSGDYINVTTTGALGAEGLKTAVAREDVVAAAAAYKFDALRAALVYSHSKFQSATDRLSFDNYEANLVYRATPALWVVGEYSYTDGKLASTGAAPKYHQIQLNVDYLMSKRTDVYLTTVYQRAVGDASAAAIAPDTFGAAPPDASSSKNQLLVRVGLRNKF; encoded by the coding sequence ATGAAAAAGCAACGAATCTATCTCGCAGCCCTCTTTCTGTTCTCGGGAGCTGCGAGCGCACAAAGCAGCGTCACGCTGTACGGAAGCGTCGACGCCGGTATAAACTACATCAGCAATATCAAGGGTCACTCAAGCTGGACAATGACCAGCGGCGTGTCGCAAGGTAATCGATGGGGATTCCGCGGAGTTGAAGACTTGGGCGGTGGCCTGAAAACGATCTTTGTACTGGAAAACGGCTTCTCCCTGACGAACGGGTCTCTATCGCAAGGTGGCCGTCTATTCGGACGCCAAGCTTGGGTGGCGCTAAGCAGCGATAAGGCGGGCACGCTCTCGCTGGGTCGACAGTATGATATGGTCGTCGATTTCGTGCAGCCGTTGACAGGCTTGATTTACACGGGCTACACGCACCCGTTTGATAACGACAATCTGCAGAACGCTTTCCGAATCAACAACTCCATCAAGTACACAAGCATCAGCTACGGCGGCTTCAAGTTCGGCGGCTTGTACGGATTCAGCAACACGGCGGGAGGATTCAGCGATAACCGCGCATGGAGCTTAGGCGGATCCTATCAGAACGGCCCGATATCCCTCGGTGTCGGGTACCTCCACCTGAATAATCCGAACGACAACACGAGTGGTGCCGTCTCGGGCGACTACATCAATGTCACGACGACGGGGGCTTTGGGCGCCGAGGGACTCAAAACGGCCGTCGCGCGTGAGGATGTCGTGGCAGCCGCCGCTGCTTATAAGTTTGACGCTCTCCGTGCAGCTTTGGTCTACAGCCATTCAAAGTTTCAGTCGGCGACCGACCGACTCTCCTTCGACAACTACGAAGCCAACCTGGTCTACCGGGCAACGCCAGCACTCTGGGTGGTCGGCGAATATAGTTACACGGACGGCAAACTCGCGTCGACTGGCGCCGCGCCGAAGTACCATCAAATTCAACTGAATGTGGACTACTTAATGTCCAAGCGCACTGACGTATACCTGACCACAGTCTATCAAAGAGCCGTCGGAGATGCGTCCGCCGCCGCAATTGCCCCGGATACTTTTGGCGCTGCTCCCCCCGATGCATCGAGCAGCAAGAACCAGTTGCTCGTTCGCGTCGGCCTTCGCAACAAGTTCTGA
- the folE gene encoding GTP cyclohydrolase I FolE: MNIRCLDPAAMDFSKPSQRDAEEAVRTLIRWAGDDPSREGLLDTPARVIRAYREFFSGYESDPVQILATTFSEVDGYDEMVVLKDIRFESYCEHHMVPIIGRAHVAYLPSRRVVGISKLARLVDAYAKRLQIQEKLTVQIADALESVLQPLGVAVVLEAAHQCMSTRGVHKPGAALVTSRMRGVFRDDPSTRREFLSIIGHSAVAALPNA, translated from the coding sequence ATGAACATCAGATGTCTAGATCCCGCCGCAATGGATTTTTCGAAACCCTCCCAACGGGACGCCGAGGAGGCCGTGCGGACGCTAATCCGCTGGGCAGGCGATGATCCATCCAGAGAGGGGCTGCTGGATACACCTGCGAGGGTGATCCGTGCCTATCGCGAGTTCTTTTCCGGTTACGAATCCGACCCGGTGCAGATTCTTGCCACGACGTTCTCAGAGGTGGATGGTTACGACGAAATGGTCGTGTTGAAGGACATCCGATTCGAAAGCTATTGCGAGCATCATATGGTGCCGATCATCGGGCGCGCCCATGTTGCCTACCTTCCCTCGCGACGGGTCGTCGGGATCTCCAAGCTCGCCCGTCTTGTAGACGCGTATGCAAAGCGACTTCAGATCCAGGAAAAGCTGACGGTCCAGATCGCGGATGCGCTCGAAAGCGTCCTGCAACCGCTCGGGGTCGCCGTGGTGCTCGAAGCTGCCCATCAATGCATGAGCACACGAGGCGTACATAAGCCCGGCGCCGCCCTAGTCACAAGTCGCATGCGAGGGGTTTTTCGTGATGACCCGTCGACGCGGAGAGAGTTTCTTTCGATCATTGGCCACAGTGCGGTCGCTGCGCTGCCGAATGCGTAA
- a CDS encoding ornithine cyclodeaminase family protein: MNADALWLTEADVSRLVPLDDAIDALESSLGEIANGVASNVPKALGDIGNGGAMHSLGSASLRVGVCGFKSWAHTKNGGKAVFSLFSTENGHLLAMMEANTLGQIRTSAMTAVGTRWVASKHASDMAIIGSGKQALAQIFAVNAVRPLKRIRVWSRTEERRHVFAEKVAACIGTAEVVEAATLEEAVDRAEIVTLVTRATQPFFSARLLSPNTHLNAVGAILPVNAEFFPDVFDRAGSIVVDDLANTRKASREFMDHFGSEEDRWSGTVQSLPEVIKRGLQRSSQGDITLFKAMGMGISDLAIANLAYERASTGHGSELRLPLTAPAPIRWSKA; the protein is encoded by the coding sequence ATGAATGCAGATGCATTGTGGTTGACAGAAGCTGATGTCTCGCGACTTGTTCCGCTCGATGACGCTATCGATGCTCTTGAGAGCAGCTTGGGCGAGATCGCCAACGGTGTGGCGTCAAATGTGCCCAAAGCTCTGGGTGACATTGGCAATGGCGGCGCGATGCATTCACTGGGATCAGCGTCGCTACGTGTCGGGGTCTGTGGATTCAAGAGCTGGGCCCACACAAAGAACGGGGGGAAAGCGGTGTTCTCGCTGTTCAGCACCGAGAATGGCCACCTGCTGGCGATGATGGAAGCGAACACTCTTGGTCAAATCCGCACGTCCGCGATGACCGCGGTTGGCACGCGTTGGGTCGCGAGTAAACATGCGAGCGATATGGCCATTATCGGATCAGGAAAGCAGGCGCTCGCCCAGATCTTTGCTGTAAACGCTGTCCGGCCGCTTAAGCGAATACGTGTTTGGAGTCGGACTGAGGAGCGGCGGCATGTTTTTGCCGAAAAGGTCGCTGCCTGCATTGGTACAGCTGAGGTAGTTGAAGCCGCGACGCTTGAGGAGGCGGTCGACCGGGCGGAGATTGTGACGCTCGTTACGCGCGCAACCCAGCCGTTCTTCTCGGCACGCCTCCTCTCACCGAATACGCACCTGAATGCAGTTGGTGCCATCTTGCCAGTCAACGCGGAGTTTTTCCCCGACGTGTTCGATCGCGCCGGTTCCATCGTCGTTGACGATCTGGCAAACACGCGGAAGGCGTCACGGGAGTTCATGGACCACTTTGGGAGCGAGGAGGACCGCTGGAGTGGCACCGTTCAATCGCTGCCGGAAGTAATCAAGCGAGGTCTGCAGCGATCCTCGCAAGGCGACATCACGCTGTTTAAAGCGATGGGCATGGGGATTTCCGATCTCGCGATTGCCAATTTGGCATACGAACGTGCATCTACAGGACACGGCTCAGAACTCCGCCTGCCGCTTACGGCGCCGGCACCGATTCGTTGGTCAAAAGCGTGA
- a CDS encoding LysR family transcriptional regulator: protein MDLNRLDLNLLKIFDAVYRLRNLAEVSKEVHLSQPAVSHALARLREALGDRLFIRTPGGLEPTARCDRLAQPVRTALETISDSLIDSSDFKPENCTREFRLLLSDVGEILFVPSLLSYLHTTAPQVKLGIFQAPRASYDRMLLDREVDLVVGHLNMSRQSIREEPVFRDHCVVMRRKIASTVQPPGLTLEEFEESSHVAINPLDDPVENAFEDLKIRRNIVLRMPNYFALPKVLGLSDVLVTVPSRIARNFQTDTPIDVFDVPFPSPFFDVKMYWHTRHDSDPAHVWLRETFLMLFPHENTR from the coding sequence ATGGACCTGAACCGCCTGGATCTCAATCTGCTGAAGATTTTCGATGCAGTCTATCGACTCCGGAATCTTGCTGAAGTGTCGAAAGAAGTCCACCTAAGCCAGCCGGCGGTTAGTCATGCGTTGGCACGCCTCAGGGAGGCGCTCGGCGACCGCCTTTTCATTCGTACACCTGGTGGGCTTGAGCCGACAGCGCGGTGCGACCGCCTGGCTCAACCGGTCCGGACAGCGCTTGAGACGATCAGCGATTCGCTCATCGATTCCAGCGACTTCAAGCCCGAAAATTGCACAAGGGAATTCAGGCTGCTTCTTTCCGATGTCGGGGAGATATTGTTCGTCCCTTCCTTATTGAGCTACCTCCACACTACCGCTCCTCAAGTCAAGCTCGGGATCTTTCAGGCACCGCGTGCCAGTTACGATCGGATGCTGCTCGATCGCGAAGTCGATCTCGTGGTTGGACATCTGAACATGTCCAGACAATCCATCCGAGAGGAGCCGGTTTTTCGTGATCATTGCGTGGTCATGCGACGGAAAATTGCCAGCACGGTACAACCCCCAGGTCTCACGCTGGAAGAATTTGAGGAGAGCTCACACGTCGCAATCAATCCGCTCGACGACCCAGTCGAAAACGCGTTCGAGGATCTGAAGATCAGGCGTAACATCGTGCTACGGATGCCAAATTATTTTGCGCTTCCCAAGGTACTTGGTTTGTCTGATGTGCTCGTCACGGTCCCGTCACGGATCGCTCGGAACTTCCAGACGGACACGCCAATCGATGTATTTGACGTTCCCTTCCCTTCGCCGTTTTTTGACGTAAAAATGTACTGGCACACACGGCATGATTCAGATCCCGCCCACGTTTGGCTCCGCGAGACGTTTCTGATGCTGTTCCCCCACGAAAACACGAGATAG